One Streptomyces sp. NBC_01217 genomic region harbors:
- a CDS encoding endonuclease I family protein — translation MSRRHLHYRRPLLATLAAFAVLAGTAAAAPAATSQAAPPAAPVAATPLGALDDTYYQNALGKSGTALKSALHTIISSQTKISYSQVWDALKSTDQDPANSSNVILVYSGRSISKNSNGGSVGQWNREHVWAKSHGDFGTSTGPGTDIHHLRPEDVQVNSIRGNKDFDNGGSAVSGAPGSYTDSDSFEPRDAVKGDVARMILYMAVRYEGDDAFPDLEPNDRVSNGSAPYIGRLPVLKAWSQEDPPDSFEKRRNDVIFDQYQHNRNPFIDHPEWVESIW, via the coding sequence ATGTCCCGTCGTCACCTTCATTACCGGCGCCCCCTGCTGGCGACCCTCGCCGCGTTCGCGGTGCTCGCCGGCACCGCGGCCGCCGCACCGGCTGCCACATCCCAGGCCGCACCCCCGGCCGCGCCGGTTGCCGCTACCCCGCTCGGCGCCCTCGACGACACGTACTACCAGAACGCGCTCGGCAAGTCCGGAACCGCGCTGAAGAGCGCGCTCCACACGATCATCAGCAGCCAGACCAAGATCTCCTACAGCCAGGTCTGGGACGCCCTGAAGAGCACGGACCAGGACCCCGCCAACTCCTCCAACGTGATCCTCGTCTACTCCGGCCGTTCGATATCCAAGAACAGCAACGGCGGCTCGGTCGGCCAGTGGAACCGCGAGCACGTCTGGGCGAAGTCCCACGGCGACTTCGGCACCTCCACCGGCCCCGGCACGGACATCCACCACCTGCGCCCGGAGGACGTCCAGGTCAACTCGATCCGCGGCAACAAGGACTTCGACAACGGCGGCAGCGCGGTCAGCGGCGCACCGGGCAGCTACACCGACAGCGACTCCTTCGAACCGCGTGACGCGGTCAAGGGCGATGTGGCGCGCATGATCCTCTACATGGCGGTGCGCTACGAGGGCGATGACGCCTTCCCCGACCTCGAACCCAACGACAGGGTGTCCAACGGCTCGGCGCCGTACATCGGCCGCCTCCCGGTGCTGAAGGCGTGGAGCCAGGAGGACCCGCCGGACAGCTTCGAGAAGCGGCGCAACGACGTCATATTCGACCAGTACCAGCACAACCGGAACCCGTTCATCGACCACCCGGAGTGGGTCGAGTCCATCTGGTAG
- a CDS encoding DUF1269 domain-containing protein encodes MSTLTVWKFQSAEGAETVEATLKSLQKEGLIKILDAAVVSWPVDRAKPRTKQLINLVGAGALSGTFWGMLFGLIFLMPLLGAAIGAAAGALGGKLADVGIDDDFIAEVKEKVTPGTSALFLLTMNEVPDRISEALPEGGAELLHSNLDAQSEARLREIFGEDAA; translated from the coding sequence ATGTCCACGCTCACCGTGTGGAAGTTCCAGTCCGCGGAGGGTGCGGAGACCGTGGAGGCCACGCTCAAGTCCCTCCAGAAGGAAGGGCTGATCAAGATCCTCGACGCGGCCGTGGTCAGCTGGCCCGTGGACCGGGCGAAGCCCAGGACCAAGCAGTTGATCAACCTGGTCGGCGCCGGCGCACTGAGCGGCACGTTCTGGGGGATGCTCTTCGGACTGATCTTCCTGATGCCGCTGCTGGGCGCCGCGATCGGCGCGGCGGCCGGGGCGCTGGGCGGCAAGCTGGCCGATGTCGGCATCGACGACGACTTCATCGCCGAGGTCAAGGAGAAGGTGACGCCCGGGACTTCGGCGCTGTTCCTGCTGACGATGAACGAGGTGCCCGACCGGATCAGCGAAGCGCTGCCCGAGGGCGGTGCCGAGCTGCTGCACAGCAATCTGGACGCGCAGAGCGAGGCGCGGCTGCGCGAGATCTTCGGCGAGGACGCGGCCTGA
- a CDS encoding baeRF3 domain-containing protein: MDTDALTARLLQELRAAKPYPALSLTMPTHRRARDSAQDAVRLRNLAAEAISRLEADPTVSREARTALKEQLDRAVTEVDPRQALDALVVLVTGDEHQIWHLPRTAPERVVLSDTYLTRNLVAAKAQAQPFWALTVSGGHAALWSGTADVLHEERTGGFPLTAPREAPNPQREERIGDTPSTFSDEETRNFLRTVDEKLRAVLAADPRPLYLVGLAPALAMLDEVGECARSAVGRVTKGVPADMTPSELLKELRPALDERQRRFSAEIDGKLDEARGRRAFAGGLDEVWAAVREGRAGLVAVEEHFQQTVRETAEHLEPVSDAAADPADRSVREDIVDELVEAALDSGTDVVFLADDSLAEHGRIAAALRY; the protein is encoded by the coding sequence ATGGATACGGACGCCCTCACCGCCCGCCTGTTGCAGGAACTGCGGGCGGCCAAGCCCTATCCGGCCCTGTCCCTGACCATGCCGACGCACCGCCGCGCCAGGGACAGTGCCCAGGACGCCGTACGGCTGCGCAATCTGGCGGCCGAGGCCATCAGCCGACTGGAGGCGGATCCCACGGTCTCCCGCGAGGCCCGCACCGCCCTCAAGGAACAGCTCGACCGGGCGGTCACCGAGGTCGACCCCCGCCAGGCGCTGGACGCCCTGGTCGTCCTCGTCACCGGCGACGAGCACCAGATCTGGCATCTTCCCCGTACGGCACCCGAGCGGGTGGTGCTCAGCGACACATACCTGACCCGCAACCTGGTCGCGGCGAAGGCCCAGGCCCAGCCGTTCTGGGCACTCACCGTGTCGGGCGGGCACGCCGCCCTGTGGAGCGGCACGGCGGACGTCCTGCACGAGGAGCGGACCGGCGGGTTCCCGCTGACGGCTCCGCGGGAGGCGCCCAACCCGCAGCGCGAGGAGCGGATCGGCGACACCCCGAGCACCTTCAGTGACGAGGAGACGCGCAACTTCCTGCGCACCGTCGACGAGAAGCTGCGTGCGGTGCTGGCCGCGGACCCGCGTCCGCTGTACCTGGTCGGCCTCGCCCCCGCGCTCGCCATGCTGGACGAGGTGGGGGAGTGCGCCAGGTCGGCCGTCGGCCGGGTCACCAAGGGCGTACCGGCCGACATGACGCCGAGCGAGTTGCTCAAGGAGCTGCGGCCCGCGCTGGACGAACGGCAGCGGCGGTTCTCGGCGGAGATCGACGGCAAGCTGGACGAAGCGCGCGGCCGCCGTGCCTTCGCCGGTGGTCTCGACGAGGTATGGGCCGCGGTACGCGAGGGCCGCGCCGGGCTGGTCGCGGTGGAGGAGCACTTCCAGCAGACGGTACGGGAGACGGCCGAGCACCTCGAACCGGTGAGCGACGCGGCCGCGGACCCCGCGGACCGCTCGGTCCGTGAGGACATCGTCGACGAGCTCGTCGAGGCGGCATTGGACAGCGGCACCGACGTGGTCTTCCTCGCGGACGACTCGCTCGCGGAGCACGGACGGATCGCGGCAGCTCTGCGCTACTAG
- a CDS encoding plasmid stabilization protein: MPRGSDARRERQYEHIKESAQERGVSEERAEEIAARTVNKARARAGESRTASRTSIEDMSSARRAALRSRSGAEGPTRDQLYEEARKKNVHGRSHMTKAQLARAVGR, translated from the coding sequence ATGCCACGCGGATCCGACGCCAGACGGGAACGGCAGTACGAGCACATCAAGGAGAGCGCGCAGGAGCGCGGGGTCAGCGAGGAGCGGGCCGAGGAGATCGCGGCCCGTACGGTCAACAAGGCGCGCGCCCGCGCCGGTGAGTCGCGGACCGCGAGCCGTACCTCCATCGAGGACATGTCGTCCGCCCGCCGTGCCGCTCTGCGTTCGCGCAGCGGCGCCGAGGGGCCGACGCGCGACCAGCTCTACGAAGAGGCTCGGAAGAAGAACGTCCACGGGCGTTCACACATGACGAAGGCCCAGCTGGCACGTGCGGTCGGCCGCTGA
- a CDS encoding phosphoketolase family protein translates to MSHAAHPAATPGPTDEEIEALDAHWRAANYLAVGQIYLMANPLLTQPLAPEHIKPRLLGHWGTSPGLNLVHTHFNRIIKSRAIHGLCVWGPGHGGPAVLANSWLEGSYSETYPDVSRDAQGMGLLFKQFSFPGGVPSHVAPETPGSIHEGGELGYALTHAYGAALDHPQLLVTCVIGDGEAETGPLAASWHSNKFLDPVHDGAVLPVLHLNGYKIANPTVLARLPETELDALLRGYGHDPLYVGGDDPLTVHRAMAAAMDRAVDRIRELQTAARSGGDTERPHWPMIVLRTPKGWTGPAEVDGVPVEGTWRAHQVPLPGVRDNPDHLRQLEAWMRSYRPEELFDCSGRPTAQVLDCVPEGTARLGATPYANGGLLLRDLPIPPLDEHAVQVDSPGTVLHEPTRVLGGLLEAVMAATAERRDFRVVGPDETASNRLDALYEATGKTWQERILPTDEHLTRDGRVMEVLSEHLCQGWLEGYLLTGRHGLFSCYEAFAHIVDSMVNQHIKWLRTSRALPWRRPIASLNYLLTSHVWRQDHNGFSHQDPGFVDHILNKSPEVVRVYLPPDTNTLLSVADHALRSRDYVNVIVAGKQPSFDWLTMDEARAHCARGAGVWEWAGTEDGSREPDVVLACAGDVPTLEILAAADLLRRHLPELAVRVVNVVDMARLLPQGEHPHGMPDSEYDAVFTRNAPVIFAYHGYPWLIHRLAYRRAGHAHLHVRGYKERGTTTTPFDMVVRNDLDRYRLVMDVIDRVPGLGVRAVAVRQAMADVRTRHHAWIREYGTDLPEVADWTWSG, encoded by the coding sequence ATGAGTCATGCCGCCCACCCGGCAGCGACACCCGGCCCCACCGACGAGGAGATCGAGGCACTCGACGCGCACTGGCGGGCCGCCAACTATCTCGCCGTCGGCCAGATCTATCTGATGGCCAACCCGCTCCTGACCCAGCCGCTCGCCCCGGAGCACATCAAGCCCCGCCTGCTCGGCCACTGGGGCACCTCACCCGGACTGAACCTGGTCCACACCCACTTCAACCGGATCATCAAGTCCCGCGCAATCCACGGCCTGTGCGTCTGGGGGCCCGGCCACGGCGGACCCGCCGTCCTCGCCAACTCCTGGCTGGAGGGCAGCTACTCGGAGACGTACCCCGACGTCAGCCGCGACGCCCAGGGGATGGGGCTGCTGTTCAAACAGTTCTCCTTCCCCGGCGGGGTACCCAGCCATGTGGCACCGGAGACCCCCGGTTCCATCCACGAGGGCGGCGAACTCGGCTACGCCCTCACCCACGCCTACGGTGCCGCCCTCGACCACCCGCAGCTGCTCGTCACCTGCGTCATCGGGGACGGCGAGGCAGAGACAGGACCGCTCGCCGCGTCCTGGCACTCCAACAAATTCCTCGACCCGGTGCACGACGGAGCCGTCCTGCCCGTCCTCCATCTCAACGGCTACAAGATCGCCAACCCGACGGTGCTCGCCCGCCTCCCCGAGACGGAACTCGACGCCCTGCTGCGCGGCTACGGACACGACCCCCTGTACGTCGGCGGCGACGACCCCCTCACCGTGCACCGGGCGATGGCCGCCGCGATGGACCGGGCCGTCGACCGCATCCGGGAACTCCAGACCGCCGCCCGCAGCGGCGGCGACACCGAACGCCCGCACTGGCCGATGATCGTGCTGCGCACCCCCAAGGGCTGGACCGGCCCCGCCGAGGTCGACGGGGTGCCCGTCGAAGGTACCTGGCGCGCCCACCAGGTACCGCTGCCCGGCGTCCGCGACAACCCCGACCATCTGCGCCAGCTGGAGGCGTGGATGCGCTCCTACCGTCCCGAGGAACTCTTCGACTGCTCGGGGCGCCCCACCGCCCAGGTGCTCGACTGCGTGCCCGAGGGCACCGCCCGGCTCGGCGCGACCCCGTACGCCAACGGCGGTCTGCTCCTGCGGGATCTGCCCATCCCGCCGCTGGACGAGCATGCCGTCCAGGTCGACAGCCCCGGCACCGTGCTGCACGAGCCGACCCGGGTGCTCGGCGGACTGCTGGAGGCCGTCATGGCCGCCACCGCCGAACGCCGGGACTTCCGGGTCGTGGGCCCCGACGAAACCGCGTCGAACCGGCTCGACGCCCTCTATGAGGCCACCGGCAAGACATGGCAGGAACGCATCCTGCCGACCGACGAGCACCTCACCCGTGACGGACGCGTCATGGAGGTGCTCTCCGAGCATCTGTGCCAGGGCTGGCTGGAGGGCTATCTCCTGACCGGCCGGCACGGCCTCTTCTCCTGCTACGAGGCCTTCGCCCACATCGTCGACTCGATGGTCAACCAGCACATCAAATGGCTCAGGACCTCCCGCGCGCTGCCCTGGCGCCGCCCCATCGCCTCGCTCAACTACCTGCTCACCTCGCACGTCTGGCGCCAGGACCACAACGGCTTCTCCCACCAGGACCCCGGCTTCGTCGACCACATCCTCAACAAGAGCCCCGAGGTCGTGCGGGTCTATCTGCCGCCGGACACCAACACCCTGCTCTCCGTCGCCGACCACGCACTGCGCAGCCGCGACTACGTCAATGTCATCGTGGCCGGCAAACAGCCGAGCTTCGACTGGCTCACCATGGACGAGGCCCGCGCGCACTGCGCCCGCGGAGCCGGTGTCTGGGAGTGGGCGGGCACGGAGGACGGCAGCCGCGAACCCGATGTGGTGCTCGCCTGCGCCGGTGACGTACCCACGCTGGAGATCCTGGCGGCAGCCGATCTGCTGCGCAGGCATCTGCCGGAACTGGCCGTACGCGTGGTCAATGTGGTCGACATGGCGCGGCTGCTGCCCCAGGGGGAGCACCCGCACGGAATGCCGGACTCCGAGTACGACGCGGTGTTCACCAGGAACGCCCCGGTGATCTTCGCCTACCACGGCTACCCGTGGCTGATCCACCGGCTGGCCTACCGGCGGGCCGGCCATGCCCACCTGCATGTGCGGGGCTACAAGGAGAGGGGCACCACCACCACGCCCTTCGACATGGTGGTCCGCAACGACCTGGACCGCTACCGGCTGGTCATGGACGTCATCGACCGGGTGCCGGGCCTGGGCGTTCGCGCCGTGGCGGTGCGCCAGGCGATGGCGGACGTCCGCACCCGCCACCACGCCTGGATCCGTGAATACGGCACCGACCTGCCCGAGGTGGCCGACTGGACCTGGAGCGGCTGA
- a CDS encoding NADP-dependent succinic semialdehyde dehydrogenase, protein MPIATVNPANGETLRTFDPLGAAEIEQKLDAAVTAFRQYRTTGFDERAGLLNEAAGMLEEDQQDIARTMTIEMGKPLKAARAEAAKCVKAMRWYAAHAEELLADEHPPAADVRDAGASRAYVHYRPLGVVLAVMPWNFPLWQVVRFAAPALMAGNVGLLKHASNVPQTAMYLELLFRRAGFPEGCFQTLLVGSGAVESILRDSRVAAATLTGSEPAGRSVAAIAGDEVKHTVLELGGSDPYLVMPSADVARAARTAVTARVQNNGQSCIAAKRFIVHTEVYEEFAERFTVGMRDLTVGDPLEESTDVGPLSSEQGRADLEELVGDAVRRGATALCGGGRPEGLGPVLERGWFYAPTVLTGITPAMRIHREETFGPVATLYRVEGLDEAVALANDSPFGLSSNVWTRDADEARRCVRDLEAGGVFFNGMTASHPALPFGGVKRSGYGRELAGHGIREFCNATTVWYGPEPVGATS, encoded by the coding sequence ATGCCCATCGCGACGGTCAACCCCGCGAACGGCGAGACCCTCAGAACGTTCGACCCACTGGGAGCGGCGGAGATCGAGCAGAAGCTCGACGCCGCCGTCACCGCGTTCCGGCAGTACCGCACCACCGGATTCGACGAGCGGGCCGGGCTGCTGAACGAGGCCGCCGGTATGCTCGAAGAGGACCAGCAGGACATCGCGCGCACCATGACCATCGAGATGGGCAAACCCCTCAAGGCGGCTCGCGCGGAGGCCGCCAAGTGTGTGAAGGCGATGCGCTGGTACGCGGCCCACGCCGAGGAACTCCTCGCGGACGAGCATCCGCCGGCCGCCGATGTGCGGGACGCTGGAGCCTCCAGGGCCTATGTCCACTACCGGCCGCTGGGCGTTGTCCTCGCCGTGATGCCGTGGAACTTCCCGCTCTGGCAGGTCGTACGCTTCGCGGCCCCCGCGCTGATGGCCGGAAACGTCGGCCTGCTCAAGCACGCGTCCAACGTCCCGCAGACGGCGATGTATCTGGAACTCCTGTTCCGCCGCGCCGGATTCCCGGAGGGATGCTTCCAGACACTGCTCGTGGGATCCGGAGCGGTCGAATCGATCCTGCGCGACAGCAGGGTCGCCGCCGCCACCCTCACCGGCAGCGAACCGGCCGGGCGCTCGGTCGCGGCGATCGCGGGCGACGAGGTGAAGCACACCGTCCTGGAACTCGGCGGCAGCGACCCGTATCTCGTCATGCCGTCGGCGGACGTCGCCAGGGCCGCCCGCACCGCGGTGACCGCCCGGGTGCAGAACAACGGCCAGTCCTGCATCGCCGCCAAACGGTTTATCGTGCACACGGAGGTGTACGAGGAATTCGCCGAGCGGTTCACCGTGGGCATGCGCGATCTGACGGTCGGCGACCCGCTGGAGGAATCCACCGACGTCGGACCGCTCTCGAGCGAACAGGGCCGCGCCGACCTGGAAGAACTGGTGGGCGACGCGGTACGGCGCGGCGCGACCGCGCTGTGCGGCGGCGGCCGGCCCGAAGGGCTGGGCCCGGTGCTGGAACGGGGCTGGTTCTACGCCCCCACAGTCCTCACCGGGATCACGCCCGCCATGCGCATCCACCGCGAGGAGACCTTCGGCCCCGTCGCCACGCTCTACCGCGTCGAGGGACTGGACGAAGCCGTGGCGCTCGCCAACGACAGCCCCTTCGGCCTGAGCTCCAACGTATGGACCCGCGACGCCGACGAGGCCCGTCGCTGTGTGCGCGATCTGGAGGCGGGCGGTGTCTTCTTCAACGGCATGACGGCGTCCCATCCCGCGCTGCCCTTCGGCGGCGTGAAGCGCTCCGGCTACGGACGCGAACTCGCCGGGCACGGCATCCGCGAATTCTGCAACGCGACCACGGTCTGGTACGGCCCCGAGCCCGTCGGCGCCACGTCCTAG